Part of the Gallalistipes aquisgranensis genome, TTCCATTTTTCCCGCCCGTATCAAACGACGTATGACGGTCGAACTGACTTTGTCCCGGTCCACTTCCTGACGGGGAATTTCATAGATCGAAAAATCTTTCTCCCGTTGCAGGCGGCGAAGGAATTCGAAGTTTCCCTCCTGATTATGTCCGAAATGATGGTTATACCCCACGACCAATGTCCGGGCCCCGATCCGCCCCAGCAGGTAATCCGTTACAAAAATATCCGAGGGTATCCGGCTGAATTCTTTCGTGAATTCAGCCACGATCAGATTGCCGATTCCCGCCGCCTCAAGCAACAGAGCCTTTTCTTTCAGGGAACTGAGCAGCGCCACGCGCTCTCCCCGATTACCCAGCACAGCCCGCGGATGCGGGGAGAAAGTAACCACGATACTTTCCCCGTCCTGTTCCTGCGCCAAACGGACGATCCGCTCCAGCAACCGGCGGTGGCCGGTGTGCACTCCGTCATAGGAACCTACCGTCACTACGGGATTTCGCAGTGCAGGCAATTCGTCGAAGCCATACCAGATGCGTATCACTGATTGTTCTCTTCGTTTTCCTTCACGAAATAGGCGACCTTTTCCAACAAAGTGGTGATGTCGTAATTTTCCACGACGATACCCCGGGGAAAATTGAGCGGTTTGGACGTGAAATTGAGCACCCCTTTAATCCCTGCATTGATGATCGGGACCACCAGCTCCGAAGCCACGTTCGTGGGAGACGACAGCACCACCATATTGATGTCGTGCTCCTGCACCCGCTGTTCGAATTCATCCATATGATAGCAGGGGATGTCGTCCACCGTATGGCCCACCTTCTCCGGATCGACATCGAAAGCGGCCACGATTTTCAGCTTCAAATTCTTGCCGTTGAAATATTTGGTCAGTGCCTGCCCCAGGTGCCCCATGCCGATGACGGCGATGTGCTGCATGTTCCTGCTGTCCAGAATCGACGAAATGAAGTCAATCAGCACCTCCACGTCGTATCCCTTCTTCGTGTCGCTCGAGAAACCGATCAGCATCAGGTCGCGTCTCACCTGCACGGCGGTGATGCCGTGAATACCCGCCAGCACGTGCGAAAAGATATGGGTAATACCCTGTTCGTGACTGGCCCGTAGCGTCCGGCGATATTCGCTCAGGCGTTCGATCGTTTTCTCGGGAATGTTACTCGGTGTATTG contains:
- a CDS encoding adenylyltransferase/cytidyltransferase family protein — encoded protein: MIRIWYGFDELPALRNPVVTVGSYDGVHTGHRRLLERIVRLAQEQDGESIVVTFSPHPRAVLGNRGERVALLSSLKEKALLLEAAGIGNLIVAEFTKEFSRIPSDIFVTDYLLGRIGARTLVVGYNHHFGHNQEGNFEFLRRLQREKDFSIYEIPRQEVDRDKVSSTVIRRLIRAGKMEKANRLLGHAYTLIVQTDERGEMVPDDPDKLLPPPGEYPVTVGGRNEMLTVAADGRLSFRERPESGEMLICFE
- a CDS encoding redox-sensing transcriptional repressor Rex, with the protein product MANTPSNIPEKTIERLSEYRRTLRASHEQGITHIFSHVLAGIHGITAVQVRRDLMLIGFSSDTKKGYDVEVLIDFISSILDSRNMQHIAVIGMGHLGQALTKYFNGKNLKLKIVAAFDVDPEKVGHTVDDIPCYHMDEFEQRVQEHDINMVVLSSPTNVASELVVPIINAGIKGVLNFTSKPLNFPRGIVVENYDITTLLEKVAYFVKENEENNQ